The following proteins come from a genomic window of Oceanispirochaeta sp. M1:
- a CDS encoding LacI family DNA-binding transcriptional regulator codes for MKERITTKKLAAICNVSLGTVDRALNNRYGISPKTRDLILQKAKEYEYTPNHIGRSLQSGKTSDIGVIVHDLDNRFFSQLVNSIQQAAWERGFYIQLAVTLRDPQRERIILEHMVERNMDGILLFPAGKGSDLDDYLQSLVQPVICMGNKISENCRSSLIGLDDRNILFSTASTLAENGYDNFLFVAPFIDESEGMNNYETDERFKGFSEALIEKGLPWQYLKNWNYLQDIVRIIQGNQKTAVVCSSDIYALEVLKHLKNKGIHIPEDVGVMGFDNLDILTYVEPALATIHYPVKEMGMTAVELLLDRISNPEQAVQNIFVPAEILWRESI; via the coding sequence ATGAAAGAAAGAATAACAACAAAAAAACTGGCTGCAATATGTAACGTCTCTTTAGGAACGGTGGATCGTGCTTTAAACAATCGCTATGGTATAAGCCCAAAAACCAGAGATTTAATATTACAGAAAGCCAAAGAATATGAATACACACCCAATCATATAGGAAGGAGCCTCCAGTCGGGGAAAACATCTGATATTGGTGTAATAGTTCATGATCTGGACAATCGGTTTTTTTCTCAGCTTGTTAATTCTATTCAGCAAGCCGCATGGGAGCGTGGATTTTACATACAACTAGCCGTAACCTTAAGAGATCCCCAACGAGAGAGGATAATTCTTGAGCATATGGTTGAACGAAATATGGATGGTATACTTCTTTTTCCCGCAGGGAAAGGTTCGGATCTGGATGATTATCTACAGTCTCTTGTACAACCAGTAATTTGTATGGGAAACAAAATCTCAGAGAATTGCAGATCTAGCCTTATTGGTTTGGATGACCGCAATATTCTATTCAGTACGGCTTCTACTCTGGCAGAAAATGGCTATGATAATTTCCTCTTTGTTGCGCCATTCATCGATGAATCCGAGGGCATGAATAATTATGAGACGGATGAACGATTCAAAGGTTTCAGTGAAGCCCTGATAGAAAAAGGCCTTCCCTGGCAATACTTGAAAAACTGGAATTATTTACAGGATATTGTGAGAATAATACAGGGAAATCAAAAGACAGCCGTTGTCTGTTCCAGTGATATTTACGCTTTGGAAGTATTGAAACATCTGAAAAATAAGGGAATCCATATTCCGGAAGATGTGGGAGTCATGGGATTTGATAACCTTGATATCTTGACTTATGTCGAACCGGCGCTGGCTACGATTCATTATCCAGTCAAGGAAATGGGTATGACTGCTGTAGAACTACTTCTGGACAGGATAAGCAATCCAGAACAAGCTGTTCAAAATATTTTTGTACCTGCAGAAATCCTGTGGAGAGAATCAATATAG